In Paenibacillus sp. FSL M7-0420, a single genomic region encodes these proteins:
- a CDS encoding FAD-dependent oxidoreductase — translation MIQSKAVSADVLVVGGGTAGCVAALAAADEGASVILVENDTALGGVATRGGIHRYYYGSPGGLQEEIDRRTAEAAAVFGGRTKGFHPDAKRVALAALCREKGIRVWLDSVVYEVIMEGEGVAGVRLLSPAGPLEIRTGVTIDSTGNAHLVRMAGGRLRYGRELDGIYHNYSFIPRRILEGEIGYDNLDAGWVDPYDPWDVSRAFTRGREWVREGYAQGARYFAVSSMLGVREGGLIEGDVTITLQDYIEDRPSPEVIARSYSHLDNHGFDTGNESEFSQLWIAVMGLFVRGLWCDIPYGALLPKGLERLLVAGRALSVDRDAGMGVRMQKDMHKVGEAAGVAAALSVQGGCAPRQVDRSLLQQRLAERGVLEQEDLRRTAGRNLHFRQGSLAGLKLDGDNAATYSEQLAGYFGTEEGWKAVWLLGHSAGAGSDPKVVRLLAGILEEQSAVAGFNAAITLALLGREEAIPYLLGLIGARNGRKLSNHPKCVPFWVASFVLLRMLKSPAGLEEAARALAEQPGAVHSTFLLDYLSAVLPLLDKEQQAAAAAAVKNWLASGVPGEDYRMHGDRPESLRWSLELRAAAILAQAGADDSLSGKLAAAASADARGYVRNTAARLLPGGTADAASQAAAVPPLGTFDVAVTGAGTAEVICAAALGLTGKRVVLLAPGSALMTEVTRSRLTAFHGADKQEAAAVRKLLELLRKEGAWNGEQLEPVLTQLAADRLLEEAGVRVLYEARSLGSWQEGAQFVVEIATKNGCGFLRAGALLPAGDGKGNSRRESPLTLTAVLTGTELLRQEGKGRWQPWLMGDLRLLLRLRQGFYPDEIYLDIRWLEEAAGTAGSGELLMVPAVEELRRQGRIPDAAALAYIADDIWPEDLPRESAGNDEAAQAAGMSKEDTFIARRITAGLAAAARVPDHS, via the coding sequence ATGATTCAGTCAAAAGCCGTCTCAGCAGATGTACTTGTCGTTGGAGGAGGGACGGCTGGTTGTGTAGCGGCCCTTGCGGCCGCCGATGAAGGTGCCAGTGTAATCCTGGTGGAGAATGATACCGCTCTGGGCGGTGTCGCCACCCGGGGCGGCATCCACCGTTATTACTACGGGTCTCCCGGGGGGCTTCAGGAAGAGATTGACCGCCGGACTGCCGAAGCGGCTGCCGTGTTCGGAGGGAGGACCAAGGGCTTCCATCCCGATGCGAAGCGGGTGGCGCTCGCCGCCCTCTGCCGGGAGAAGGGAATCCGGGTCTGGCTGGATTCGGTGGTCTATGAGGTAATCATGGAAGGTGAGGGAGTCGCAGGTGTGCGGCTACTGAGTCCGGCCGGGCCGCTGGAGATCCGCACCGGGGTTACCATCGACAGCACCGGCAACGCCCATCTGGTGCGTATGGCCGGGGGCAGGCTCCGCTACGGCCGGGAGTTGGACGGCATCTATCATAACTACTCGTTCATTCCGCGCCGGATCCTGGAGGGTGAGATCGGGTACGACAATCTGGATGCCGGGTGGGTGGACCCGTATGATCCCTGGGATGTCTCCCGGGCATTCACCCGCGGAAGAGAGTGGGTCAGGGAAGGCTACGCTCAGGGGGCGCGTTACTTCGCTGTGTCCTCCATGCTTGGCGTGAGAGAAGGCGGACTTATCGAAGGGGATGTCACCATCACGCTGCAGGATTACATCGAAGACCGGCCTTCGCCGGAGGTGATCGCCCGCAGCTATTCCCATCTGGATAATCACGGCTTCGATACCGGCAATGAGAGTGAGTTCAGCCAGCTGTGGATTGCGGTGATGGGCCTGTTCGTCCGGGGGCTGTGGTGCGATATTCCCTACGGGGCGCTACTGCCAAAAGGGCTGGAACGGCTGCTGGTGGCAGGCCGCGCGCTGTCGGTGGACAGGGATGCCGGCATGGGCGTGCGGATGCAGAAGGACATGCATAAGGTTGGCGAAGCAGCCGGCGTAGCGGCTGCACTGAGCGTACAAGGCGGCTGCGCGCCCCGTCAGGTGGACCGTTCGCTGCTGCAGCAGCGACTGGCTGAACGCGGCGTACTGGAGCAGGAGGACCTGCGGCGGACCGCAGGGCGGAACCTACACTTCCGGCAGGGCAGTCTGGCCGGTCTGAAGCTGGATGGGGATAACGCCGCCACATACAGTGAGCAGCTTGCCGGGTACTTCGGCACGGAAGAGGGCTGGAAGGCGGTCTGGCTGCTGGGCCATTCCGCAGGCGCAGGCAGTGACCCGAAGGTGGTCCGGTTACTGGCAGGAATACTGGAGGAGCAGTCTGCCGTGGCTGGTTTCAATGCTGCCATAACACTGGCGCTGCTCGGCAGGGAGGAGGCCATTCCTTATCTGCTTGGCCTTATTGGCGCAAGGAATGGCAGGAAGCTCAGCAACCATCCGAAATGCGTGCCCTTCTGGGTGGCATCCTTCGTTCTGCTGCGGATGCTGAAGAGCCCCGCCGGGCTGGAAGAGGCGGCCCGTGCACTTGCGGAGCAGCCGGGTGCAGTGCACAGCACGTTCCTGCTGGATTACTTGTCTGCTGTCCTGCCGCTGCTGGACAAGGAGCAGCAGGCAGCAGCGGCTGCGGCCGTGAAGAACTGGCTGGCCTCCGGCGTTCCCGGGGAGGATTACCGGATGCACGGCGACCGGCCTGAATCGCTCCGCTGGAGCCTGGAGCTGCGGGCCGCCGCCATTCTGGCGCAGGCCGGGGCGGATGACAGCCTAAGCGGGAAGCTGGCTGCCGCAGCCTCCGCCGATGCGCGGGGGTACGTCCGCAACACAGCCGCCCGTCTGCTTCCCGGCGGTACAGCGGATGCAGCGTCTCAGGCAGCGGCAGTTCCGCCGCTTGGTACATTCGATGTTGCGGTTACCGGAGCGGGAACAGCTGAGGTGATCTGTGCTGCCGCCCTGGGCCTGACAGGCAAGCGCGTAGTGCTGCTTGCGCCGGGCAGTGCTCTGATGACGGAGGTTACCCGGTCCCGGCTCACTGCTTTCCATGGAGCGGATAAGCAGGAGGCTGCGGCCGTCCGCAAGCTGCTGGAGCTGCTTCGCAAGGAGGGGGCGTGGAACGGCGAGCAGTTGGAGCCGGTACTGACCCAACTGGCGGCAGACCGGCTGCTGGAAGAAGCCGGAGTGCGCGTTCTGTACGAAGCCCGGAGTCTGGGATCATGGCAGGAAGGTGCGCAGTTTGTAGTGGAGATCGCCACCAAGAACGGCTGCGGCTTCCTCCGGGCGGGGGCACTTCTTCCAGCCGGTGACGGGAAGGGCAATTCCCGCAGAGAGTCTCCATTAACACTAACGGCCGTCCTGACGGGGACAGAGCTGCTTAGGCAGGAGGGGAAAGGACGCTGGCAGCCGTGGCTGATGGGGGACTTACGGCTGCTGCTGCGTCTCCGCCAAGGCTTCTACCCGGATGAGATTTACCTGGATATCCGCTGGCTGGAGGAAGCCGCCGGTACAGCCGGTTCCGGTGAGCTGCTGATGGTTCCGGCGGTAGAGGAGCTGCGCAGACAGGGCCGGATTCCCGATGCCGCTGCGCTGGCCTATATTGCTGATGACATATGGCCGGAAGACTTACCCCGGGAGTCGGCCGGCAATGATGAAGCTGCGCAAGCTGCCGGAATGAGTAAGGAGGATACCTTCATTGCCCGCCGGATCACAGCCGGTTTGGCCGCTGCCGCCCGGGTGCCGGATCATAGTTAG